The genome window CTGGGTGGGCCTGGCCTTTCTGCTGATCATCTCTTCCGAGCTGCCTTTCTTTTTGAAGACCAGTTACCGTTTCGACGAAAAAGGCATCGCTCAGAAACGGGGCGGAGTGGTCCAGTCCCGGACCTGGGAACAGATTAAAAGCTATTATCCCGACCGCACCGGGGTGCTGGTCTCGCCCTTCCTTCAAAAAACCTGGCTGGAAAATTTCCGGGGCCTGTATCTGCAGTTTGGAAAGCACCGGGAAGAAGTTTTGTCGTACCTGGGTAAAAAGATACCCCAAGATAAACCCCCCTCTTAAAATCGGAGGTTCTTATGAAAAGATCATTGTCCCTGGTCCTGCTGGCCCTCTGCCTTTGGCCTTTGAACCTTTGGGCTTGGCAGCAGCGGGTAGCCTACCAGATAGAGGCCCGGCTCGATACTGCGGATCATTATTTGTACGCCAGCCAGAATCTGCGCTACTTCAATAATTCGCCGGACACGCTTAAATTCGTCTGGTTCCACCTGTATCCCAACGCTTACCGGGACCGCAACACTGATTTTGCCCGGGAAGCGAAGGAAGCCGGCAATTACAAATTCTGGCGCAGCGGACCAAAGGACAAAGGCTACATCGAACTAAACCAACTGTCCGCCGATGGGCAAGCCCTGGGCTACGAATACGGCCCTGATCTTACTGAGATCAAGGTCCCCTTGAACCGTCCGCTGGCCCCGGGCGAGTCCCTGGATTTCTTCATGGACTATAGGGTCAAGATCCCAAAAATATTCTCCCGGTTGGGACACGCCGGCGCCCATTACGAAATCTCGCAATGGTACCCCAAGATCGTGGTATACGACAGCCTGGGCTGGCATCCCGACGGATATCACTACAACGGCGAGTTCTACGGCGACTATGGCAGTTTTGATGTGGGGCTGACCCTTCCCCGGAACATGAAGATCGGGGCCACCGGCATTGAGCTGGTGAACCCCTATGACTCTTTGGACCTGTCTTCGGACTCAGGTTCCTACCGTTTCTTCTACGCCGATGATGTGCACGATTTTGCCTGGTGCGCCGACCCCGCCTATCAGGAGACCACCGAAACATACAAGGGCGTGGACATCAAGGTGCTCTGCCTGCCCAAGGATCGGAAAAAGTGGGCCAACGTGATGCAGTACTCCAAGGACGCCCTGGACTACTACGGCAGGTGGTACGGGGAATACCCCTACTCCACCCTGACCGTCTGCGACGGAGATATGGCGGCCGGCGGGGGCATGGAATACCCCAATCTGGTGATCATCTCCTCGGGCGAAGATAAGATCACCCGGTCCCTGGAGAATGTGGTGATGCACGAGATAGGCCACCAGTGGTTCTACGGCATCCTGGGTAACAACGAGATGGACGAGCCTTGGCTGGACGAAGGGATAAACAGTTTTTCCGAGGAACGGTATTTTGAGGAAAAGTACGGCCCCAAAGGGAATATGTGGGCAAAAAAGTTCCTGCAAAAGTTGATGCCGGAGTTCTCCGACCGTTATGTCGGATATTTCCTCTGTTATCTGTATGCCGCCAACAAGATGGAACAGCCTATCACCACCAAGGCTTGTTTGGTTGACGAGCAGGCTCAGTACGCCGTCACCGCTTACAAGAAGCCGGCCCTGATGATCTGGTGGCTGAAAGGCTTTTTGGGAGACAGCGCCTTTGATGCGGCCATGCAGGCTTATTGCCGGAAGTTCCGGTTCAAACATGTGAGCGCCGAAAACTTTCTGGCGGTGATGGATTCGGTTTCAGGCAAGAACGTCAGCCAGCCCCTGCGGGCCTGGCTGGGCAACGCCTCTCCGGTTGACTATTCCATAACCCAGGCGGCCCGAATCGGGGAGCAGGAATTTACCTATCTTTTCAAGCTGTCCCGCCGGGGAGACTTTAGGGTGCCGGTTAAATTCGAAGCCTGGGACGGGGTAAATAGATCCTATTATCTGGACTGGAGCGCCCAGCGTTCCGACACTAATTTCTACCTACAGATGGACGGTAAGTTGCAATGGGCGGCGCTGGACCCGAACCAGACGATACTGGAAATAAACCGCTGGAACAACCGCTGGCCCAGGAAGGTCAGTTACAGCGTTTTTCCCAGGCTTCCGGATTTCGGGGCCTATCGGATATTCGCCTTTCCCCTGCCCTGTTACGATGCGGTCAACGGGTTCCGG of candidate division TA06 bacterium contains these proteins:
- a CDS encoding M1 family metallopeptidase, with the protein product MKRSLSLVLLALCLWPLNLWAWQQRVAYQIEARLDTADHYLYASQNLRYFNNSPDTLKFVWFHLYPNAYRDRNTDFAREAKEAGNYKFWRSGPKDKGYIELNQLSADGQALGYEYGPDLTEIKVPLNRPLAPGESLDFFMDYRVKIPKIFSRLGHAGAHYEISQWYPKIVVYDSLGWHPDGYHYNGEFYGDYGSFDVGLTLPRNMKIGATGIELVNPYDSLDLSSDSGSYRFFYADDVHDFAWCADPAYQETTETYKGVDIKVLCLPKDRKKWANVMQYSKDALDYYGRWYGEYPYSTLTVCDGDMAAGGGMEYPNLVIISSGEDKITRSLENVVMHEIGHQWFYGILGNNEMDEPWLDEGINSFSEERYFEEKYGPKGNMWAKKFLQKLMPEFSDRYVGYFLCYLYAANKMEQPITTKACLVDEQAQYAVTAYKKPALMIWWLKGFLGDSAFDAAMQAYCRKFRFKHVSAENFLAVMDSVSGKNVSQPLRAWLGNASPVDYSITQAARIGEQEFTYLFKLSRRGDFRVPVKFEAWDGVNRSYYLDWSAQRSDTNFYLQMDGKLQWAALDPNQTILEINRWNNRWPRKVSYSVFPRLPDFGAYRIFAFPLPCYDAVNGFRLGVISHGAYLADGDPMIGKHQWTFSPYYGFKSKQFSYSAGYQTPITDLLRPPRIYASGGKAFDLRWASVGVKRNWGRYLMQGPTERFNLKLEYNQMVDYGYRFWDARDIIPAKIFMLTGERGYATSNPFISSDFRLAATLGYLAEPAWDIRNFLRAELEYQNRFYFHKWLRPSLRLFAGSIQGQAPKQEQFFLSGAFKSQGLDDLIISYQGGFSAQEHYHIDGGANLPGSYGRHLHGNATLGANLSVPVWPGFVSVFGDVGSVKDSWQEMKAKYLYADVGVTVSLGPVRALFPLWINRPLEGEKRLDWKRWKVGLGGSFGVKM